In Salvelinus alpinus chromosome 22, SLU_Salpinus.1, whole genome shotgun sequence, one genomic interval encodes:
- the LOC139548838 gene encoding clustered mitochondria protein homolog isoform X2 has product MVSKTDDIPASVPNCNVNTVDLVGETPDRKETTKAPHKDPCGHSVDTAVMNGGGAHNLSEEESKQDGAGDTDGGEDSNEQEVIVIQDTGFTVKIQAPGTEPFDLQVSPQEMVQEIHQVLMDREDTCHRTCFSLQLDSNVLDNFAELKSIEGLQEGSLLKVVEEPYTVREARIHVRHIRDLLKGLDPSDAYNGVDCNSLSFLSVFTDGDLGDSGKRKKKGSELEQIDCTPPEHILPGSKERPLLPLQPQNKDWKPMQCLKVLTMSGWNPPPGNRKMHGDLMYLYMVTVEERHISITASTRGFYLNQSTTYTFNPKPANPSFLSHSLVELLSQISPAFKKNFTALQKKRVQRHPFERIATPFQVYSWTAPQVDHTMDCVRAEDAYTSRLGYEEHIPGQTRDWNEELQTTRELARKNLPDRLLRERAIFKVHSDFAAAATRGSMAVIDGNVMAINPGEETRMQMFIWNNIFFSLGFDVRDHYRELGGDAAAHAAPTNDLNGVRAYGAVDVEGLYTLGTVVVDYRGYRVTAQSIIPGILEREQEQSVIYGSIDFGKTVVSHGKYLELLERTSRPLKVQRHNVLNEKDESMELCSSVECKGIIGNDGRHYILDLLRTFPPDLNFLPVEGEELSPESVRQGFPRQHRHRLACLRQELIEAFVEHRYLLFMKMAALQLMQQKANKERKLATLTENSSPGAAVPALPSTETPDASAESSETSTETLTDANSDAVQTETTSTSDAPQAAATEATTTEAAPKTEPMTETDSSATTTTNASQATPIEDNVVPTVTTNGPLVPFAKAIQNGECESPLEGKAEDIIPGLAQAKELAESLAAEDGSGIDPKSREVILNACKAVGSISNTSFDIRFNPDIFSPGVRFPEDSADDIQKQKQLLKDAGAFLVSCQIPSLVKDCLDHSALPMDGATLTEALHQRGINVRYLGNVLAFVDKTPAKAQLEHFYRIGISELITRCAKHIFKTYLQTMYSVSQGVELSALSAAVSHFLNCFLSSFDAVAHLPADELVSRRKNRKRRNRVPGGGDNTAWASLTPSELWKNIVSEAQSYYHFTLHCENADQVVEKYGLQKITLLREISIKAGIQILIKEYNFDSRHKPAFTEEDILNIFPVVKHVNPKASDAFHFFQSGQAKVQQGYLKEGCELINEALNLFNNVYGAMHVEICACLRLLARLNYIMGDHHEALSNQQKAVLMSERVLGVEHPNTIQEYMHLALYCFANGQLSTALKLLYRARYLMLMVCGEDHPEMALLDSNIGLVLHGVMEYDLSLRFLENALAINSKYHGPRSLKVALSHHLVARVYESKAEFRSALQQEKEGYTIYKNQVGEAHEKTKESSEYLKYLTQQAVALQRTMNEIYKNGSNASIMPLKFTAPSMASVLEQLNIINGIIFIPLSQKDLENLKAEVQRRQQLQESGKSVEDLTVDSPLELEDKIPMDVNVD; this is encoded by the exons ATGGTGAGCAAGACAGATGACATCCCGGCGTCAGTACCCAACTGTAATGTTAACACAGTTGATCTTGTAGGAGAGACGCCAGACCGCAAAGAGACTACCAAGGCACCACACAAGGACCCTTGTG GGCACAGTGTAGACACAGCGGTGATGAATGGGGGTGGGGCCCACAATCTTTCGGAGGAGGAGTCCAAGCAGGATGGGGCTGGTGACACAGACGGTGGGGAGGATTCTAACGAACAGGAAGTGATTGTGATTCAGGATACAGGTTTCACTGTGAAGATCCAGGCACCCGGGACGGAGCCTTTTGACCTCCAG GTTTCACCCCAGGAGATGGTGCAGGAGATCCACCAGGTGTTGATGGACCGTGAGGACACCTGCCATCGTACCTGTTTCTCCCTGCAGCTGGACAGCAACGTGCTGGATAACTTTGCTGAGCTCAAATCCATCGAAGGCCTGCAGGAGGGCTCCCTGCTCAAAGTAGTGGAAG agcCCTACACAGTGCGCGAGGCCCGTATCCACGTGCGTCACATCAGAGACCTGCTGAAAGGCCTGGACCCGTCTGATGCCTACAACGGCGTGGACTGcaactccctctccttcctcagcgtCTTCACCGACGGGGacttgggag ACAGTGGTAAGCGGAAGAAGAAGGGCAGTGAGCTGGAGCAGATAGACTGTACCCCTCCAGAACACATCCTGCCTGGCAGTAAAGAGCGCCCCCTGCTGCCTCTCCAGCCACAGAACAAGGACTGGAAG CCCATGCAGTGCCTGAAGGTCCTGACTATGAGTGGCTGGAACCCCCCTCCTGGCAACAGGAAGATGCATGGTGATCTCATGTACCTGTATATGGTGACTGTTGAGGAGAGACACATCAGTATCACCGCCTCTACACGTGGCTTCTACCTCAACCA GTCGACCACCTACACCTTCAACCCTAAGCCAGCCAACCCCAGCTTCCTCAGCCACTCGTTGGTTGAGCTGCTGAGCCAGATAAGCCCTGCCTTCAAGAAGAACTTCACTGCCCTGCAGAAGAAAAG GGTTCAGCGGCATCCGTTTGAGAGGATAGCCACACCCTTCCAGGTGTACAGTTGGACCGCCCCCCAGGTGGACCACACCATGGACTGTGTCAGAGCTGAGGACGCTTACACCTCCCGTCTGGGCTACGAGGAACACATACCTGGACAG ACACGAGACTGGAATGAGGAGCTGCAGACGACCAGAGAGCTGGCCCGGAAGAACCTGCCTGATCGCCTGCTGAGAGAGAGGGCCATCTTCAAG gtCCACAGTGACTTTGCGGCTGCTGCCACTCGCGGTTCCATGGCGGTGATCGACGGCAACGTGATGGCCATCAATCCTGGCGAGGAGACACGTATGCAGATGTTCATCTGGAACAACATCTTCTTCTCGCTGGGCTTCGACGTCCGTGACCACTACCGCGAGCTGGGCGGGGACGCTGCCGCGCACGCTGCTCCCACCAACGACCTCAACGGTGTCCGGGCTTACGGGGCCGTAGACGTGGAGGGGCTGTACACCCTGGGGACAGTGGTGGTGGACTATCGGGGTTACCGTGTCACGGCCCAGTCGATCATCCCTGGTATtctggagagagagcaggagcagAGCGTTATCTACGGGTCTATCGACTTTGGGAAGACAGTGGTGTCTCATGGGAAGTACCTGGAGCTTCTGGAGAGGACCAGTCGACCACTCAAG GTCCAGAGACACAATGTACTGAATGAGAAGGATGAGTCCATGGAGCTGTGTTCCTCTGTTGAGTGTAAGGGCATAATCGGCAACGATGGACGCCACTACATCTTGGACCTTCTGAGGACATTCCCCCCTGACCTGAACTTCCTGCCTGTGGAAGGGGAGGAGCTTTCCCCTGAGAGTGTGAGACAGGGTTTCCCACGCCAGCACCGCCACCGTCTGGCCTGCCTCCGACAGGAGCTCATCGAGGCCTTCGTTGAGCACAG ATACCTCCTATTCATGAAGATGGCAGCGCTCCAGCTTATGCAGCAGAAAGCCAACAAGGAGCGCAAgctggccactctgacagagaatAGCAGCCCCGGGGCAGCCGTTCCAGCCCTGCCCTCCACAGAGACCCCCGATGCCTCGGCCGAGTCCTCAGAAACTTCCACAGAAACCCTCACTGACGCCAACTCAGACGCAGTCCAGACGGAGACCACCTCCACCTCTGATGCCCCTCAGGCAGCAGCAACAGAAGCCACCACCACAGAAGCAGCCCCCAAGACAGAGCCAATGACAGAAACAGACAGTTCAGCTACAACAACCACTAATGCCTCCCAGGCAACCCCTATAGAGGATaatgtggttcccactgtgaccACCAATGGGCCGTTGGTGCCCTTTGCCAAAGCAATTCAGAACGGGGAGTGCGAGAGCCCTCTGGAGGGTAAGGCTGAGGATATTATCCCGGGCTTAGCCCAGGCGAAAGAGCTGGCTGAGTCCTTAGCCGCGGAAGACGGATCCGGTATCG ACCCTAAAAGCCGAGAGGTGATCCTCAATGCCTGCAAGGCCGTGGGTTCCATCAGCAACACCTCCTTCGACATCCGCTTCAACCCAGACATCTTCTCTCCAG GAGTGCGTTTCCCTGAGGACAGTGCGGATGACATTCAGAAACAGAAGCAGCTGTTGAAGGATGCTGGAGCCTTCCTGGTGTCCTGTCAGATCCCGTCTCTG GTAAAGGACTGTCTGGACCACAGTGCTCTGCCCATGGATGGAGCCACGCTGACCGAGGCGCTGCACCAGAGGGGCATCAACGTGCGTTACCTAGGCAACGTGCTGGCGTTCGTGGACAAGACCCCAGCCAAGGCACAGCTGGAGCACTTCTAT AGAATAGGTATCAGTGAGTTAATCACCAGATGTGCGAAACATATCTTCAAGACATACCTCCAG ACTATGTACTCCGTCTCCCAGGGTGTTGAGTTGTCGGCCCTCTCCGCCGCTGTCAGCCACTTCCTCAACTGCTTCCTGTCCTCCTTCGATGCCGTGGCACACCTGCCTGCTGACGAGCTCGTGTCGCGCCGCAAGAACCGTAAGCGCCGTAACCGCGTCCCGGGGGGAGGGGACAACACTGCGTGGGCCAGCCTGACACCCAGCGAGCTGTGGAAGAACATCGTCTCTGAGGCCCAGAGCTACTACCACTTCACCCTGCACTG CGAGAATGCCGACCAGGTAGTGGAGAAATACGGCCTTCAGAAGATCACCCTGCTCAGAGAAATCTCCATCAAAGCTGGCATCCAG ATCCTGATAAAGGAGTATAACTTTGACAGTCGCCACAAGCCTGCCTTCACAGAGGAGGACATCCTTAACATCTTCCCTGTGGTGAAGCACGTCAACCCCAAGGCCTCCGATGCCTTCCACTTCTTCCAGAGTGGACAGGCCAAGGTCCAGCAAG GTTACCTGAAGGAGGGCTGTGAGTTGATCAACGAGGCTCTGAACCTGTTCAACAACGTGTACGGGGCCATGCACGTAGAGATCTGTGCCTGCCTGCGTCTGCTGGCTCGCCTCAACTACATCATGGGAGACCACCACGAG GCTCTCAGTAACCAACAGAAGGCTGTCTTGATGAGTGAGAGAGTACTGGGCGTCGAGCACCCCAACACTATCCAGGAATAT ATGCACTTGGCTCTGTACTGCTTTGCCAACGGTCAGCTGTCCACTGCCCTGAAGCTGCTGTACCGTGCTCGCTACCTCatgctgatggtgtgtggggAGGACCACCCCGAAATGGCGCTTCTAGAT AGTAACATTGGCCTGGTGCTGCACGGAGTAATGGAGTACGACCTGTCTCTGAGGTTCCTGGAGAACGCCTTGGCCATCAACTCCAAATACCATGGACCCCGCTCCCTCAAAGTAGCCCTCAG TCATCATCTGGTTGCAAGGGTTTACGAGAGCAAGGCAGAGTTCCGCTCTGCGCTCCAGCAGGAAAAGGAGGGCTACACCATCTACAAAAACCAG gTGGGAGAGGCCCACGAGAAGACTAAAGAGAGCTCCGAGTACCTGAAGTACCTCACACAGCAGGCTGTGGCTCTGCAGAGAACCATGAACGAGATCTACAAGAACGGCTCCAACGCCAGCATCATGCCACTCAAG TTCACAGCTCCCAGTATGGCCAGTGTTCTAGAGCAGCTCAATATCATCAACGGCATCATCTTTATACCCCTCAG
- the LOC139548838 gene encoding clustered mitochondria protein homolog isoform X5 — translation MVSKTDDIPASVPNCNVNTVDLVGETPDRKETTKAPHKDPCGHSVDTAVMNGGGAHNLSEEESKQDGAGDTDGGEDSNEQEVIVIQDTGFTVKIQAPGTEPFDLQVSPQEMVQEIHQVLMDREDTCHRTCFSLQLDSNVLDNFAELKSIEGLQEGSLLKVVEEPYTVREARIHVRHIRDLLKGLDPSDAYNGVDCNSLSFLSVFTDGDLGDSGKRKKKGSELEQIDCTPPEHILPGSKERPLLPLQPQNKDWKPMQCLKVLTMSGWNPPPGNRKMHGDLMYLYMVTVEERHISITASTRGFYLNQSTTYTFNPKPANPSFLSHSLVELLSQISPAFKKNFTALQKKRVQRHPFERIATPFQVYSWTAPQVDHTMDCVRAEDAYTSRLGYEEHIPGQTRDWNEELQTTRELARKNLPDRLLRERAIFKVHSDFAAAATRGSMAVIDGNVMAINPGEETRMQMFIWNNIFFSLGFDVRDHYRELGGDAAAHAAPTNDLNGVRAYGAVDVEGLYTLGTVVVDYRGYRVTAQSIIPGILEREQEQSVIYGSIDFGKTVVSHGKYLELLERTSRPLKVQRHNVLNEKDESMELCSSVECKGIIGNDGRHYILDLLRTFPPDLNFLPVEGEELSPESVRQGFPRQHRHRLACLRQELIEAFVEHRYLLFMKMAALQLMQQKANKERKLATLTENSSPGAAVPALPSTETPDASAESSETSTETLTDANSDAVQTETTSTSDAPQAAATEATTTEAAPKTEPMTETDSSATTTTNASQATPIEDNVVPTVTTNGPLVPFAKAIQNGECESPLEGKAEDIIPGLAQAKELAESLAAEDGSGIDPKSREVILNACKAVGSISNTSFDIRFNPDIFSPGVRFPEDSADDIQKQKQLLKDAGAFLVSCQIPSLVKDCLDHSALPMDGATLTEALHQRGINVRYLGNVLAFVDKTPAKAQLEHFYRIGISELITRCAKHIFKTYLQGVELSALSAAVSHFLNCFLSSFDAVAHLPADELVSRRKNRKRRNRVPGGGDNTAWASLTPSELWKNIVSEAQSYYHFTLHCENADQVVEKYGLQKITLLREISIKAGIQILIKEYNFDSRHKPAFTEEDILNIFPVVKHVNPKASDAFHFFQSGQAKVQQGYLKEGCELINEALNLFNNVYGAMHVEICACLRLLARLNYIMGDHHEALSNQQKAVLMSERVLGVEHPNTIQEYMHLALYCFANGQLSTALKLLYRARYLMLMVCGEDHPEMALLDSNIGLVLHGVMEYDLSLRFLENALAINSKYHGPRSLKVALSHHLVARVYESKAEFRSALQQEKEGYTIYKNQVGEAHEKTKESSEYLKYLTQQAVALQRTMNEIYKNGSNASIMPLKFTAPSMASVLEQLNIINGIIFIPLSQKDLENLKAEVQRRQQLQESGKSVEDLTVDSPLELEDKIPMDVNVD, via the exons ATGGTGAGCAAGACAGATGACATCCCGGCGTCAGTACCCAACTGTAATGTTAACACAGTTGATCTTGTAGGAGAGACGCCAGACCGCAAAGAGACTACCAAGGCACCACACAAGGACCCTTGTG GGCACAGTGTAGACACAGCGGTGATGAATGGGGGTGGGGCCCACAATCTTTCGGAGGAGGAGTCCAAGCAGGATGGGGCTGGTGACACAGACGGTGGGGAGGATTCTAACGAACAGGAAGTGATTGTGATTCAGGATACAGGTTTCACTGTGAAGATCCAGGCACCCGGGACGGAGCCTTTTGACCTCCAG GTTTCACCCCAGGAGATGGTGCAGGAGATCCACCAGGTGTTGATGGACCGTGAGGACACCTGCCATCGTACCTGTTTCTCCCTGCAGCTGGACAGCAACGTGCTGGATAACTTTGCTGAGCTCAAATCCATCGAAGGCCTGCAGGAGGGCTCCCTGCTCAAAGTAGTGGAAG agcCCTACACAGTGCGCGAGGCCCGTATCCACGTGCGTCACATCAGAGACCTGCTGAAAGGCCTGGACCCGTCTGATGCCTACAACGGCGTGGACTGcaactccctctccttcctcagcgtCTTCACCGACGGGGacttgggag ACAGTGGTAAGCGGAAGAAGAAGGGCAGTGAGCTGGAGCAGATAGACTGTACCCCTCCAGAACACATCCTGCCTGGCAGTAAAGAGCGCCCCCTGCTGCCTCTCCAGCCACAGAACAAGGACTGGAAG CCCATGCAGTGCCTGAAGGTCCTGACTATGAGTGGCTGGAACCCCCCTCCTGGCAACAGGAAGATGCATGGTGATCTCATGTACCTGTATATGGTGACTGTTGAGGAGAGACACATCAGTATCACCGCCTCTACACGTGGCTTCTACCTCAACCA GTCGACCACCTACACCTTCAACCCTAAGCCAGCCAACCCCAGCTTCCTCAGCCACTCGTTGGTTGAGCTGCTGAGCCAGATAAGCCCTGCCTTCAAGAAGAACTTCACTGCCCTGCAGAAGAAAAG GGTTCAGCGGCATCCGTTTGAGAGGATAGCCACACCCTTCCAGGTGTACAGTTGGACCGCCCCCCAGGTGGACCACACCATGGACTGTGTCAGAGCTGAGGACGCTTACACCTCCCGTCTGGGCTACGAGGAACACATACCTGGACAG ACACGAGACTGGAATGAGGAGCTGCAGACGACCAGAGAGCTGGCCCGGAAGAACCTGCCTGATCGCCTGCTGAGAGAGAGGGCCATCTTCAAG gtCCACAGTGACTTTGCGGCTGCTGCCACTCGCGGTTCCATGGCGGTGATCGACGGCAACGTGATGGCCATCAATCCTGGCGAGGAGACACGTATGCAGATGTTCATCTGGAACAACATCTTCTTCTCGCTGGGCTTCGACGTCCGTGACCACTACCGCGAGCTGGGCGGGGACGCTGCCGCGCACGCTGCTCCCACCAACGACCTCAACGGTGTCCGGGCTTACGGGGCCGTAGACGTGGAGGGGCTGTACACCCTGGGGACAGTGGTGGTGGACTATCGGGGTTACCGTGTCACGGCCCAGTCGATCATCCCTGGTATtctggagagagagcaggagcagAGCGTTATCTACGGGTCTATCGACTTTGGGAAGACAGTGGTGTCTCATGGGAAGTACCTGGAGCTTCTGGAGAGGACCAGTCGACCACTCAAG GTCCAGAGACACAATGTACTGAATGAGAAGGATGAGTCCATGGAGCTGTGTTCCTCTGTTGAGTGTAAGGGCATAATCGGCAACGATGGACGCCACTACATCTTGGACCTTCTGAGGACATTCCCCCCTGACCTGAACTTCCTGCCTGTGGAAGGGGAGGAGCTTTCCCCTGAGAGTGTGAGACAGGGTTTCCCACGCCAGCACCGCCACCGTCTGGCCTGCCTCCGACAGGAGCTCATCGAGGCCTTCGTTGAGCACAG ATACCTCCTATTCATGAAGATGGCAGCGCTCCAGCTTATGCAGCAGAAAGCCAACAAGGAGCGCAAgctggccactctgacagagaatAGCAGCCCCGGGGCAGCCGTTCCAGCCCTGCCCTCCACAGAGACCCCCGATGCCTCGGCCGAGTCCTCAGAAACTTCCACAGAAACCCTCACTGACGCCAACTCAGACGCAGTCCAGACGGAGACCACCTCCACCTCTGATGCCCCTCAGGCAGCAGCAACAGAAGCCACCACCACAGAAGCAGCCCCCAAGACAGAGCCAATGACAGAAACAGACAGTTCAGCTACAACAACCACTAATGCCTCCCAGGCAACCCCTATAGAGGATaatgtggttcccactgtgaccACCAATGGGCCGTTGGTGCCCTTTGCCAAAGCAATTCAGAACGGGGAGTGCGAGAGCCCTCTGGAGGGTAAGGCTGAGGATATTATCCCGGGCTTAGCCCAGGCGAAAGAGCTGGCTGAGTCCTTAGCCGCGGAAGACGGATCCGGTATCG ACCCTAAAAGCCGAGAGGTGATCCTCAATGCCTGCAAGGCCGTGGGTTCCATCAGCAACACCTCCTTCGACATCCGCTTCAACCCAGACATCTTCTCTCCAG GAGTGCGTTTCCCTGAGGACAGTGCGGATGACATTCAGAAACAGAAGCAGCTGTTGAAGGATGCTGGAGCCTTCCTGGTGTCCTGTCAGATCCCGTCTCTG GTAAAGGACTGTCTGGACCACAGTGCTCTGCCCATGGATGGAGCCACGCTGACCGAGGCGCTGCACCAGAGGGGCATCAACGTGCGTTACCTAGGCAACGTGCTGGCGTTCGTGGACAAGACCCCAGCCAAGGCACAGCTGGAGCACTTCTAT AGAATAGGTATCAGTGAGTTAATCACCAGATGTGCGAAACATATCTTCAAGACATACCTCCAG GGTGTTGAGTTGTCGGCCCTCTCCGCCGCTGTCAGCCACTTCCTCAACTGCTTCCTGTCCTCCTTCGATGCCGTGGCACACCTGCCTGCTGACGAGCTCGTGTCGCGCCGCAAGAACCGTAAGCGCCGTAACCGCGTCCCGGGGGGAGGGGACAACACTGCGTGGGCCAGCCTGACACCCAGCGAGCTGTGGAAGAACATCGTCTCTGAGGCCCAGAGCTACTACCACTTCACCCTGCACTG CGAGAATGCCGACCAGGTAGTGGAGAAATACGGCCTTCAGAAGATCACCCTGCTCAGAGAAATCTCCATCAAAGCTGGCATCCAG ATCCTGATAAAGGAGTATAACTTTGACAGTCGCCACAAGCCTGCCTTCACAGAGGAGGACATCCTTAACATCTTCCCTGTGGTGAAGCACGTCAACCCCAAGGCCTCCGATGCCTTCCACTTCTTCCAGAGTGGACAGGCCAAGGTCCAGCAAG GTTACCTGAAGGAGGGCTGTGAGTTGATCAACGAGGCTCTGAACCTGTTCAACAACGTGTACGGGGCCATGCACGTAGAGATCTGTGCCTGCCTGCGTCTGCTGGCTCGCCTCAACTACATCATGGGAGACCACCACGAG GCTCTCAGTAACCAACAGAAGGCTGTCTTGATGAGTGAGAGAGTACTGGGCGTCGAGCACCCCAACACTATCCAGGAATAT ATGCACTTGGCTCTGTACTGCTTTGCCAACGGTCAGCTGTCCACTGCCCTGAAGCTGCTGTACCGTGCTCGCTACCTCatgctgatggtgtgtggggAGGACCACCCCGAAATGGCGCTTCTAGAT AGTAACATTGGCCTGGTGCTGCACGGAGTAATGGAGTACGACCTGTCTCTGAGGTTCCTGGAGAACGCCTTGGCCATCAACTCCAAATACCATGGACCCCGCTCCCTCAAAGTAGCCCTCAG TCATCATCTGGTTGCAAGGGTTTACGAGAGCAAGGCAGAGTTCCGCTCTGCGCTCCAGCAGGAAAAGGAGGGCTACACCATCTACAAAAACCAG gTGGGAGAGGCCCACGAGAAGACTAAAGAGAGCTCCGAGTACCTGAAGTACCTCACACAGCAGGCTGTGGCTCTGCAGAGAACCATGAACGAGATCTACAAGAACGGCTCCAACGCCAGCATCATGCCACTCAAG TTCACAGCTCCCAGTATGGCCAGTGTTCTAGAGCAGCTCAATATCATCAACGGCATCATCTTTATACCCCTCAG